In Desulfopila inferna, a single window of DNA contains:
- a CDS encoding arylamine N-acetyltransferase has product MRLQKTGLTSELVEKILMKLGFSEPPSVDSAGLTHLYGAWCRRVPFDNIRKRIHLAQNNSLPLPGHDDAEFFHGWLRYGIGGTCWAGNAALHALLDALGFLCRRGTATMMTTSDQPPNHGTVAVWCAGKQFLVDASMLHNTPLLLTPGQPSAVDHPAWGLTCSPHLQQWTIRWRPLHMPDGCICRIEGFSVTRDTFRQLNEASRNRGPFNNALYIRLNTLDSVLGISNGMAVNFLSSAKLTRTPLSHENRLKLLVEKMGISEEILGQIPADLQARQHSLRRPTTAGN; this is encoded by the coding sequence ATGCGCCTGCAAAAAACTGGATTAACGTCCGAACTGGTGGAAAAAATTCTCATGAAACTGGGCTTTTCAGAGCCGCCATCGGTCGATAGTGCCGGTTTAACCCACCTCTACGGGGCCTGGTGCCGCAGGGTTCCTTTTGACAACATCCGAAAACGTATCCATCTGGCACAAAACAATTCCCTTCCACTGCCCGGTCATGATGATGCGGAGTTTTTCCACGGCTGGTTGCGTTATGGTATAGGTGGTACCTGCTGGGCTGGAAATGCAGCGCTGCATGCCCTCCTTGACGCTCTCGGCTTTTTGTGCAGGCGGGGCACAGCGACGATGATGACAACTTCCGACCAGCCGCCAAACCACGGTACCGTCGCCGTGTGGTGTGCAGGAAAACAGTTTCTCGTCGATGCCTCGATGCTTCACAACACCCCCTTGTTACTGACGCCGGGCCAACCTTCTGCCGTTGATCATCCGGCCTGGGGTCTCACCTGCTCCCCCCACCTGCAACAGTGGACTATCCGCTGGCGTCCTCTGCACATGCCGGACGGCTGTATCTGCAGAATTGAAGGATTCTCTGTCACCAGGGATACGTTCCGGCAACTAAATGAAGCGAGCCGAAACCGAGGCCCTTTCAATAATGCCCTGTATATTCGGCTCAATACATTAGACAGTGTTCTGGGCATATCAAATGGAATGGCGGTCAATTTCCTGTCTTCCGCTAAGCTTACCAGAACACCTCTGTCTCATGAAAACAGGCTTAAACTGTTGGTAGAGAAAATGGGCATCTCTGAAGAGATCCTGGGGCAAATACCTGCTGACCTCCAGGCCCGGCAGCACTCTTTACGGCGACCAACTACGGCCGGAAACTGA